In a genomic window of Labeo rohita strain BAU-BD-2019 chromosome 20, IGBB_LRoh.1.0, whole genome shotgun sequence:
- the si:dkeyp-117h8.4 gene encoding uncharacterized protein si:dkeyp-117h8.4 has protein sequence MSTKHLYADQFKKNDDVFRNTMEAIFQKYSSLSDHGIDVCLKTMTCRTGRGPVPIDSAEGERELEALKTRVKGDCSMREFEYQENDQFQMDVSGVTEDDLNGSGQKENNENLWHGGESFQLSMNLNNTPPDSLWGESSQPEEEDEELEKTLSSHGSTLLDVYPSMLNQIGEAYRRQHVTDTARAVVQKYRRKHWQSAPTHRNASSKNRHNCTLNKTTEISFTSQSPDRRNISDCFKSNDKLQHLLKNKPRSSPLKNSSYEPSACFYSPRRNTADVSGVTDECQWTDLHLTSKAARVIDLSTPPYSGSPSYSDQSPDLDQTYDVGPTSHAVPASSVLASPRRSRADVSIIDQRGLSVTSRTSSLDKDCFRDRLHSPVPSPQRSLVGVLSPTGKSSFRPSVLIMERQLNSTASPKRSAPSPSHPLSHSEVLRSPYGVKQVPLSSPRRSIYNHPDQSLSEVEKPSRFTPSHRQRSLSGPQSTYSFTEPQIDIEFRKLYHHFICRGTSSPCPSSHCHLCERHLKERSRSPSFSSSSMSALALTPLRAKLKKRRRQPEVEESLRFKRFRESRSPLKHLQLRDPYMSPGISEPTEDKHTWDRAVLLQCPSPRFLSGTGNLRRIREAKLSMQMNPRALSWRDAPSGVHPVGAVSPMRLINQGISPLSPSLSRRRLQYGLLQ, from the exons ATGTCgacaaaacatttatatgcaGATCAATTCAAGAAGAATGACGATGTGTTCAGAAACACGATGGAAGCTATTTTTCAGAAG TATTCTAGTCTCAGTGATCATGGGATAGACGTCTGTCTGaaaacaatgacctgcaggactGGTAGAG GTCCTGTCCCCATTGACAGTGCAGAAGGAGAACGTGAGTTGGAAGCATTAAAG ACTCGGGTTAAAGGTGACTGTTCGATGAGGG AGTTTGAGTACCAAGAAAATGATCAG TTTCAGATGGACGTGTCAGGAGTGACTGAAGACGATCTTAATGGCTCCggtcaaaaagaaaacaatgaaaatctGT GGCACGGAGGTGAATCATTCCAGCTCTCTATGAATCTGAATAACACACCTCCTGATTCTCTATGGGGTGAGTCGTCTCAGCCTGAGGAAGAGGATGAAGAACTAGAGAAAACACTGAGCAGCCATGGCAGTACCCTCCTGGATGTCTATCCCAGCATGCTTAACCAGATCGGCGAGGCATACCGGCGACAGCACGTGACTGATACGGCGAGAGCCGTGGTGCAAAAGTACCGCCGCAAACACTGGCAATCTGCCCCGACTCATCGCAATGCATCCTCTAAGAACAGACACAACTGCACTCTGAACAAAACAACAGAGATCTCATTTACCAGTCAAAGTCCAGATCGAAGAAACATCAGCGACTGTTTCAAGAGCAATGACAAACTACAACATTTGCTCAAGAACAAACCAAGGTCTTCACCACTTAAAAATTCATCCTACGAGCCCAGTGCTTGTTTTTACTCACCCAGGAGGAACACTGCGGATGTGAGCGGTGTGACGGATGAGTGTCAGTGGACTGACTTGCATTTAACCAGTAAAGCTGCCCGTGTGATTGACTTGTCCACACCTCCATATTCGGGTTCCCCCTCATATAGTGACCAATCTCCAGATCTAGACCAAACCTATGATGTTGGACCAACATCTCATGCTGTTCCAGCCTCATCAGTCCTTGCTTCTCCACGACGAAGCAGAGCAGATGTGTCTATTATTGACCAGAGAGGATTATCGGTCACCTCCCGAACTTCCTCATTGGACAAAGACTGTTTTAGGGACCGCCTGCACTCTCCTGTCCCCTCTCCTCAGCGCAGTCTCGTTGGTGTTTTATCTCCAACTGGGAAAAGTAGCTTCAGACCTAGTGTGCTGATCATGGAAAGGCAGTTAAACTCAACAGCAAGTCCAAAGCGAAGTGCACCTTCTCCTTCGCACCCTCTATCCCATTCTGAGGTCCTCAGATCTCCTTATGGTGTCAAACAGGTGCCATTGTCATCACCCCGGCGGTCCATTTACAACCACCCTGACCAAAGCTTATCTGAAGTAGAGAAACCATCCCGTTTTACTCCATCCCACCGTCAGCGCTCTCTTTCTGGCCCTCAGTCCACGTACTCTTTCACCGAACCTCAGATTGATATCGAGTTTAGAAAACTCTATCACCACTTCATCTGTCGTGGTACATCATCGCCGTGTCCTTCCTCCCACTGTCACCTGTGTGAGAGACACCTGAAGGAGAGGTCTCGAAGCCCCAGCTTTTCCTCCTCCAGCATGTCTGCTCTCGCTCTGACACCCCTGAGGGCCAAACTCAAGAAACGCCGCCGTCAGCCCGAAGTGGAGGAGTCACTCCGATTTAAACGCTTCCGAGAGAGTCGTTCTCCACTTAAACATCTCCAGCTGAGAGACCCATACATGTCCCCTGGAATATCAGAACCTACCGAAGACAAACACACCTGGGATAGGGCCGTCCTGCTGCAGTGCCCCAGTCCACGGTTCCTCAGTGGCACCGGAAACCTCAGAAGAATCAGGGAGGCTAAATTAAGCATGCAAATGAACCCACGTGCTTTGTCTTGG AGAGATGCCCCAAGCGGAGTCCATCCAGTAGGAG CTGTGTCACCCATGAGACTGATTAATCAGGGTATCTCCCCACTCTCTCCTAG TCTTTCCAGGAGGCGACTACAGTACGGTCTTCTGCAGTGA
- the paics gene encoding multifunctional protein ADE2 isoform X4: MSNATELNLGQKLNEGKTKQIFELVDEPGHVLVQSKDQITAGNAVRKDQMEGKAAIANKTTSCVFKLLQDAGFKTAFVRQHSETAFVASRCEMIPIEWVCRRIATGSFLKRNPGVKEGYRFTPLKMEMFFKDDANNDPQWSEEQILAAGFELAGLTIGRCEVDIMSKSTVAIFEVLEKAWATQDCTLVDMKIEFGVNVTTKEIVLADVIDNDSWRLWPAGDRSQQKDKQVYRDLKEVTPEAMQMVKRNFEWVAERVKLLLEAQAKGRVVVLMGSTSDVAHCEKIRKACSSYGIPCNLRVTSAHKGPDETLRIKAEYEGDGVPTIFVAVAGRSNGLGPVMSGNTAYPVINCPPITPDWGAQDIWSSLRMPSGLGCSTVLSPEAAAQFAAQILGLSDHLVWARLRASMLNTWVSLKQADKKLQECSL, translated from the exons ATGTCGAACGCAACAG AACTGAATCTAGGTCAAAAACTGAATGAGGGTAAGACCAAGCAGATCTTTGAGCTTGTGGATGAGCCAGGTCATGTTCTGGTCCAGTCTAAAGATCAGATCACAGCGGGCAATGCGGTTCGGAAGGATCAGATGGAGGGCAAAGCAGCCATTGCCAACAAAACCACCAGCTGTGTGTTCAAACTTTTACAGGATGCTG GGTTCAAAACGGCATTTGTCAGGCAGCATTCTGAGACTGCTTTTGTGGCATCCCGATGTGAGATGATACCTATTGAGTGGGTCTGCAGACGTATAGCCACTGGGTCCTTCCTCAAACGCAACCCTGGGGTCAAAGAGGGCTACCGCTTCACTCCTCTAAAAATGGAGATGTTCTTTAAG GATGATGCCAACAATGACCCTCAGTGGTCAGAGGAGCAAATTTTAGCAGCTGGTTTTGAACTGGCAGGTTTGACTATTGGCCGGTGTGAGGTGGACATTATGAGCAAAAGCACTGTGGCCATTTTTGAAGTCCTGGAAAAGGCTTGGGCCACACAGGACTGCACGCTGGTGGATATGAAA attGAATTTGGTGTGAACGTGACCACTAAAGAAATTGTGCTGGCTGATGTGATTGACAACGACTCGTGGAGGCTCTGGCCTGCTGGGGATCGCAGCCAGCAGAAAGACAAACAG GTGTACCGTGACCTGAAAGAAGTCACTCCTGAGGCCATGCAGATGGTGAAGAGGAACTTTGAATGGGTTGCAGAGAGAGTCAAG ctGCTATTGGAGGCACAGGCGAAAGGAAGGGTCGTAGTTCTAATGGGCTCTACTTCAGATGTGGCTCACTGTGAGAAGATCCGTAAGGCTTGTTCCTCTTATGGCATTCCCTGCAACCTTAGAGTCACTTCTGCCCATAAAGGGCCTGATGAGACGCTCCGCATCAAAGCTGAATATGAGG GTGATGGAGTACCCACCATCTTTGTTGCAGTGGCAGGCAGAAGTAATGGCTTGGGTCCCGTGATGTCAGGAAACACTGCATATCCGGTTATTAACTGCCCCCCCATTACCCCCGATTGGGGTGCTCAGGACATCTGGTCATCTCTTCGCATGCCTAGCG GACTGGGTTGCTCCACGGTTCTTTCTCCAGAAGCTGCTGCTCAGTTCGCAGCTCAGATTCTGGGTCTAAGTGACCATTTGGTTTGGGCCAGACTTCGAGCATCCATGCTGAACACCTGGGTCTCCCTGAAGCAGGCTGACAAGAAGCTGCAAGAGTGCAGCCTGTAA
- the paics gene encoding multifunctional protein ADE2 isoform X2: protein MRQRIWQHKRSYEQKASSEVQEKRSSTIMSNATELNLGQKLNEGKTKQIFELVDEPGHVLVQSKDQITAGNAVRKDQMEGKAAIANKTTSCVFKLLQDAGFKTAFVRQHSETAFVASRCEMIPIEWVCRRIATGSFLKRNPGVKEGYRFTPLKMEMFFKDDANNDPQWSEEQILAAGFELAGLTIGRCEVDIMSKSTVAIFEVLEKAWATQDCTLVDMKIEFGVNVTTKEIVLADVIDNDSWRLWPAGDRSQQKDKQVYRDLKEVTPEAMQMVKRNFEWVAERVKLLLEAQAKGRVVVLMGSTSDVAHCEKIRKACSSYGIPCNLRVTSAHKGPDETLRIKAEYEGDGVPTIFVAVAGRSNGLGPVMSGNTAYPVINCPPITPDWGAQDIWSSLRMPSGLGCSTVLSPEAAAQFAAQILGLSDHLVWARLRASMLNTWVSLKQADKKLQECSL from the exons ATGCGGCAGAGGATCTGGCAACACAAACGCTCATATGAACAAAAAGCCAGCTCTGAAGTCCAA GAAAAACGAAGCTCAACAATAATGTCGAACGCAACAG AACTGAATCTAGGTCAAAAACTGAATGAGGGTAAGACCAAGCAGATCTTTGAGCTTGTGGATGAGCCAGGTCATGTTCTGGTCCAGTCTAAAGATCAGATCACAGCGGGCAATGCGGTTCGGAAGGATCAGATGGAGGGCAAAGCAGCCATTGCCAACAAAACCACCAGCTGTGTGTTCAAACTTTTACAGGATGCTG GGTTCAAAACGGCATTTGTCAGGCAGCATTCTGAGACTGCTTTTGTGGCATCCCGATGTGAGATGATACCTATTGAGTGGGTCTGCAGACGTATAGCCACTGGGTCCTTCCTCAAACGCAACCCTGGGGTCAAAGAGGGCTACCGCTTCACTCCTCTAAAAATGGAGATGTTCTTTAAG GATGATGCCAACAATGACCCTCAGTGGTCAGAGGAGCAAATTTTAGCAGCTGGTTTTGAACTGGCAGGTTTGACTATTGGCCGGTGTGAGGTGGACATTATGAGCAAAAGCACTGTGGCCATTTTTGAAGTCCTGGAAAAGGCTTGGGCCACACAGGACTGCACGCTGGTGGATATGAAA attGAATTTGGTGTGAACGTGACCACTAAAGAAATTGTGCTGGCTGATGTGATTGACAACGACTCGTGGAGGCTCTGGCCTGCTGGGGATCGCAGCCAGCAGAAAGACAAACAG GTGTACCGTGACCTGAAAGAAGTCACTCCTGAGGCCATGCAGATGGTGAAGAGGAACTTTGAATGGGTTGCAGAGAGAGTCAAG ctGCTATTGGAGGCACAGGCGAAAGGAAGGGTCGTAGTTCTAATGGGCTCTACTTCAGATGTGGCTCACTGTGAGAAGATCCGTAAGGCTTGTTCCTCTTATGGCATTCCCTGCAACCTTAGAGTCACTTCTGCCCATAAAGGGCCTGATGAGACGCTCCGCATCAAAGCTGAATATGAGG GTGATGGAGTACCCACCATCTTTGTTGCAGTGGCAGGCAGAAGTAATGGCTTGGGTCCCGTGATGTCAGGAAACACTGCATATCCGGTTATTAACTGCCCCCCCATTACCCCCGATTGGGGTGCTCAGGACATCTGGTCATCTCTTCGCATGCCTAGCG GACTGGGTTGCTCCACGGTTCTTTCTCCAGAAGCTGCTGCTCAGTTCGCAGCTCAGATTCTGGGTCTAAGTGACCATTTGGTTTGGGCCAGACTTCGAGCATCCATGCTGAACACCTGGGTCTCCCTGAAGCAGGCTGACAAGAAGCTGCAAGAGTGCAGCCTGTAA
- the paics gene encoding multifunctional protein ADE2 isoform X3 yields the protein MPDSSNSMSCSLRRAEWEKRSSTIMSNATELNLGQKLNEGKTKQIFELVDEPGHVLVQSKDQITAGNAVRKDQMEGKAAIANKTTSCVFKLLQDAGFKTAFVRQHSETAFVASRCEMIPIEWVCRRIATGSFLKRNPGVKEGYRFTPLKMEMFFKDDANNDPQWSEEQILAAGFELAGLTIGRCEVDIMSKSTVAIFEVLEKAWATQDCTLVDMKIEFGVNVTTKEIVLADVIDNDSWRLWPAGDRSQQKDKQVYRDLKEVTPEAMQMVKRNFEWVAERVKLLLEAQAKGRVVVLMGSTSDVAHCEKIRKACSSYGIPCNLRVTSAHKGPDETLRIKAEYEGDGVPTIFVAVAGRSNGLGPVMSGNTAYPVINCPPITPDWGAQDIWSSLRMPSGLGCSTVLSPEAAAQFAAQILGLSDHLVWARLRASMLNTWVSLKQADKKLQECSL from the exons ATGCCCGACTCCTCAAACTCCATGTCCTGCTCCCTACGGCGAGCTGAATGG GAAAAACGAAGCTCAACAATAATGTCGAACGCAACAG AACTGAATCTAGGTCAAAAACTGAATGAGGGTAAGACCAAGCAGATCTTTGAGCTTGTGGATGAGCCAGGTCATGTTCTGGTCCAGTCTAAAGATCAGATCACAGCGGGCAATGCGGTTCGGAAGGATCAGATGGAGGGCAAAGCAGCCATTGCCAACAAAACCACCAGCTGTGTGTTCAAACTTTTACAGGATGCTG GGTTCAAAACGGCATTTGTCAGGCAGCATTCTGAGACTGCTTTTGTGGCATCCCGATGTGAGATGATACCTATTGAGTGGGTCTGCAGACGTATAGCCACTGGGTCCTTCCTCAAACGCAACCCTGGGGTCAAAGAGGGCTACCGCTTCACTCCTCTAAAAATGGAGATGTTCTTTAAG GATGATGCCAACAATGACCCTCAGTGGTCAGAGGAGCAAATTTTAGCAGCTGGTTTTGAACTGGCAGGTTTGACTATTGGCCGGTGTGAGGTGGACATTATGAGCAAAAGCACTGTGGCCATTTTTGAAGTCCTGGAAAAGGCTTGGGCCACACAGGACTGCACGCTGGTGGATATGAAA attGAATTTGGTGTGAACGTGACCACTAAAGAAATTGTGCTGGCTGATGTGATTGACAACGACTCGTGGAGGCTCTGGCCTGCTGGGGATCGCAGCCAGCAGAAAGACAAACAG GTGTACCGTGACCTGAAAGAAGTCACTCCTGAGGCCATGCAGATGGTGAAGAGGAACTTTGAATGGGTTGCAGAGAGAGTCAAG ctGCTATTGGAGGCACAGGCGAAAGGAAGGGTCGTAGTTCTAATGGGCTCTACTTCAGATGTGGCTCACTGTGAGAAGATCCGTAAGGCTTGTTCCTCTTATGGCATTCCCTGCAACCTTAGAGTCACTTCTGCCCATAAAGGGCCTGATGAGACGCTCCGCATCAAAGCTGAATATGAGG GTGATGGAGTACCCACCATCTTTGTTGCAGTGGCAGGCAGAAGTAATGGCTTGGGTCCCGTGATGTCAGGAAACACTGCATATCCGGTTATTAACTGCCCCCCCATTACCCCCGATTGGGGTGCTCAGGACATCTGGTCATCTCTTCGCATGCCTAGCG GACTGGGTTGCTCCACGGTTCTTTCTCCAGAAGCTGCTGCTCAGTTCGCAGCTCAGATTCTGGGTCTAAGTGACCATTTGGTTTGGGCCAGACTTCGAGCATCCATGCTGAACACCTGGGTCTCCCTGAAGCAGGCTGACAAGAAGCTGCAAGAGTGCAGCCTGTAA
- the paics gene encoding multifunctional protein ADE2 isoform X1 has translation MEPETDQQRHAGEDKRQRDTTGHWKGEDVKALLSVWRERQAWEEEESRAKYEAISSRLRELGVCRDWLDCKAQSRSMALPDWRPTQTVYKHSSADSRPPTQRPYVADEEPTAARREEPASLPGLQEGLEGGRHWSDKEVRALLTVWADKEVHKQLQRSHRNKAIFQEMARRLEHQHGVVRDWRQCRTKYKNMKYDYKVSKSQGRPIRFFAELDAIMQGKDIEGGFEEDESSRNIPDREKVAMRREPVEEQVIKIDDDESLAEMQTIMNAATHPLIARDTATTAAATNEMNIITVHDSGRNWSEEEVAALLQIWAEEGIQRQLQGSTRNKDIFVQISRRLLQQGVERDWKQCRTKYKNLKYLYRSLQRGKADIGDPRRVMRFYEQLDALLSKPPRSRMSYAEFSDSNNLLRNSRMFTPPSFEEHSMGGLPQDDNDMVALRYDQPPMDEAALRSPSISARAFQNKVETEGVLIRPEEVSNVEYGMPEMNAAIVRSTGSPQIEYEQHVSSDSISAVIYDDSQKYKRIPDSSDQSYTRGEQVAATQGRKRKAADEGDRLLCKQFHQSTDDGESSTDWSENIDFQCKEEEDQYIPIMEITSVCSMASNAITSEHSEKRSSTIMSNATELNLGQKLNEGKTKQIFELVDEPGHVLVQSKDQITAGNAVRKDQMEGKAAIANKTTSCVFKLLQDAGFKTAFVRQHSETAFVASRCEMIPIEWVCRRIATGSFLKRNPGVKEGYRFTPLKMEMFFKDDANNDPQWSEEQILAAGFELAGLTIGRCEVDIMSKSTVAIFEVLEKAWATQDCTLVDMKIEFGVNVTTKEIVLADVIDNDSWRLWPAGDRSQQKDKQVYRDLKEVTPEAMQMVKRNFEWVAERVKLLLEAQAKGRVVVLMGSTSDVAHCEKIRKACSSYGIPCNLRVTSAHKGPDETLRIKAEYEGDGVPTIFVAVAGRSNGLGPVMSGNTAYPVINCPPITPDWGAQDIWSSLRMPSGLGCSTVLSPEAAAQFAAQILGLSDHLVWARLRASMLNTWVSLKQADKKLQECSL, from the exons ATGGAGCCTGAAACAGACCAACAAAGGCATGCTGGGGAGGACAAGAGGCAGAGGGACACAACTGGACACTGGAAGGGGGAGGACGTGAAAGCTCTGCTGTCCGTGTGGAGGGAGAGACAAGCCTGGGAAGAGGAAGAAAGCAGGGCCAAGTATGAGGCCATCTCAAGCCGTTTGAGAGAGCTTGGGGTGTGTAGAGACTGGCTTGACTGTAAGGCCCAGAGCAGAAGCATGGCTCTTCCAGACTGGAGGCCGACGCAGACCGTCTACAAGCACTCTTCCGCAGATAGCAGGCCGCCGACCCAAAGGCCTTACGTGGCAGATGAAGAGCCCACGGCTGCCAGGAGAGAGGAGCCTGCTTCACTGCCAGGACTTCAGGAAG GGCTGGAAGGAGGAAGGCACTGGTCTGACAAGGAGGTCCGGGCTCTCCTTACGGTTTGGGCTGACAAGGAGGTTCACAAGCAGCTCCAACGTTCCCACAGAAACAAAGCCATCTTCCAGGAGATGGCACGCCGGCTGGAGCACCAACACGGCGTGGTGCGAGATTGGAGACAGTGCCGCACCAAATACAAGAACATGAAATATGACTACAAGGTCAGCAAGAGTCAAGGCCGTCCGATAAGGTTCTTCGCTGAGCTTGATGCTATAATGCAGGGCAAAGACATCGAGGGTGGATTTGAGGAGGACGAGTCATCTAGGAACATACCAGATAGGGAGAAGGTCGCCATGAGACGTGAACCTGTCGAAGAACAAGTTATAAAGATCGATGACG ATGAAAGTCTGGCAGAGATGCAAACAATAATGAATGCAGCAACTCATCCACTGATTGCAAGAGACACAG CGACAACAGCAGCAGCCACAAACGAGATGAATATTATCACAGTGCACGACTCGGGCAGAAACTGGAGTGAAGAAGAGGTGGCCGCATTGCTTCAGATCTGGGCCGAAGAAGGGATCCAGCGACAGCTACAGGGCTCAACCAGAAACAAAGACATATTCGTCCAAATTTCACGCAGGCTTCTTCAGCAAGGCGTGGAAAGGGACTGGAAACAGTGTCGCACCAAGTACAAAAACCTGAAGTACCTCTACCGTTCTTTGCAGAGAGGAAAAGCCGACATCGGCGATCCTCGCCGCGTCATGAGATTTTACGAACAGCTGGATGCCCTTTTGTCCAAGCCTCCTAGAAGTCGAATGAGCTATGCTGAGTTTTCCGACTCAAATAATTTACTGAGAAACTCTAGGATGTTTACTCCGCCATCATTTGAGGAGCACTCCATGGGTGGACTTCCACAGGATGACAACGACATGGTTGCGCTTAGATATGACCAGCCACCTATGGATGAGGCTGCTTTGAGATCTCCTTCCATTTCTGCAAGGGCCTTTCAAAACAAAGTTGAGACCGAAGGGGTTTTAATAAGACCAGAGGAAGTGTCAAATGTTGAATATGGGATGCCTGAAATGAATGCCGCTATAGTGAGGTCAACTGGCAGCCCTCAAATAGAATATGAACAGCATGTCTCCTCTGACTCCATCTCTGCTGTTATATACGACGACAGTCAGAAGTACAAAAGGATCCCAg ACAGTAGCGACCAATCGTACACGAGAGGAGAGCAAGTGGCGGCTACCCAAGGAAGAAAGAGGAAAGCTGCAGATGAAG GGGatcgtttgctttgtaaacagtTTCATCAGAGCACTGACGATGGAGAAAGCAGCACAGATTGGTCTGAGAACATAGACTTTCAATGCAAAGAAGAGGAGGATCAATACATTCCGATCATGGAGATCACCTCTGTGTGTTCAATGGCATCTAACGCAATCACGTCTGAACATTCG GAAAAACGAAGCTCAACAATAATGTCGAACGCAACAG AACTGAATCTAGGTCAAAAACTGAATGAGGGTAAGACCAAGCAGATCTTTGAGCTTGTGGATGAGCCAGGTCATGTTCTGGTCCAGTCTAAAGATCAGATCACAGCGGGCAATGCGGTTCGGAAGGATCAGATGGAGGGCAAAGCAGCCATTGCCAACAAAACCACCAGCTGTGTGTTCAAACTTTTACAGGATGCTG GGTTCAAAACGGCATTTGTCAGGCAGCATTCTGAGACTGCTTTTGTGGCATCCCGATGTGAGATGATACCTATTGAGTGGGTCTGCAGACGTATAGCCACTGGGTCCTTCCTCAAACGCAACCCTGGGGTCAAAGAGGGCTACCGCTTCACTCCTCTAAAAATGGAGATGTTCTTTAAG GATGATGCCAACAATGACCCTCAGTGGTCAGAGGAGCAAATTTTAGCAGCTGGTTTTGAACTGGCAGGTTTGACTATTGGCCGGTGTGAGGTGGACATTATGAGCAAAAGCACTGTGGCCATTTTTGAAGTCCTGGAAAAGGCTTGGGCCACACAGGACTGCACGCTGGTGGATATGAAA attGAATTTGGTGTGAACGTGACCACTAAAGAAATTGTGCTGGCTGATGTGATTGACAACGACTCGTGGAGGCTCTGGCCTGCTGGGGATCGCAGCCAGCAGAAAGACAAACAG GTGTACCGTGACCTGAAAGAAGTCACTCCTGAGGCCATGCAGATGGTGAAGAGGAACTTTGAATGGGTTGCAGAGAGAGTCAAG ctGCTATTGGAGGCACAGGCGAAAGGAAGGGTCGTAGTTCTAATGGGCTCTACTTCAGATGTGGCTCACTGTGAGAAGATCCGTAAGGCTTGTTCCTCTTATGGCATTCCCTGCAACCTTAGAGTCACTTCTGCCCATAAAGGGCCTGATGAGACGCTCCGCATCAAAGCTGAATATGAGG GTGATGGAGTACCCACCATCTTTGTTGCAGTGGCAGGCAGAAGTAATGGCTTGGGTCCCGTGATGTCAGGAAACACTGCATATCCGGTTATTAACTGCCCCCCCATTACCCCCGATTGGGGTGCTCAGGACATCTGGTCATCTCTTCGCATGCCTAGCG GACTGGGTTGCTCCACGGTTCTTTCTCCAGAAGCTGCTGCTCAGTTCGCAGCTCAGATTCTGGGTCTAAGTGACCATTTGGTTTGGGCCAGACTTCGAGCATCCATGCTGAACACCTGGGTCTCCCTGAAGCAGGCTGACAAGAAGCTGCAAGAGTGCAGCCTGTAA
- the ppat gene encoding amidophosphoribosyltransferase gives MEFEESGIGEECGVFGCVAAGEWPTQLEVAQILTLGLVALQHRGQESAGIVTSTGTNPPIYTTLKGMGLVNTAFKAEDLLKLRNGNLGIGHTRYSTTGISELQNCQPFVVDTLHGKIAVAHNGELVNASALRKKVMRHGVGLSTSSDSELITQLLALTPPMEELDTPDWVARIKNLMTETPTSYSLLVMYKDVIYAVRDPYGNRPLSIGRLVPISKLHSSGTGEADTEGWVVSSESCSFQSIGAKYYREVQPGEIVQISKNGVKSLSVVPRPEGDPPAFCIFEYVYFARPDSIFEGQMVYTVRQRCGRQLAIEAPTDADVVSTVPESATPAALGYAQQSGIPYVEVLCKNRYVGRTFIQPNTRLRQLGVAKKFGALTDNFAGKRVVLIDDSIVRGNTISPIIKLLKEAGATEVHIRVASPPIRFPCYMGINIPTKEELIANKPEFKDIAGYIGATSVRYLSVEGLVSAVQGGIESRGKDERINTKTTRFGHCTACLTGKYPVELEW, from the exons ATGGAGTTTGAGGAGTCGGGCATTGGGGAGGAATGCGGGGTGTTCGGCTGTGTGGCAGCGGGAGAATGGCCAACACAACTGGAGGTCGCGCAGATTTTGACACTAGGACTTGTTGCTTTGCAACACAG GGGTCAGGAGAGTGCTGGTATTGTCACGAGTACTGGAACAAACCCACCAATATACACCACCCTGAAG GGCATGGGTTTAGTGAATACAGCTTTTAAAGCAGAGGATTTGCTGAAACTGCGCAATGGTAACCTGGGCATCGGACACACGCGGTACTCCACCACTGGCATCTCTGAGCTGCAGAACTGCCAGCCTTTTGTGGTAGACACTCTGCATGGCAAGATTGCAGTGGCTCACAATGGAGAACTGGTCAATGCCTCCGCACTGCGCAAGAAG GTTATGAGACATGGCGTTGGCCTTTCCACCAGCTCAGATAGTGAACTTATTACCCAGCTCCTTGCTTTGACTCCACCCATGGAGGAGCTAGACACTCCTGATTGGGTGGCTCG TATAAAGAATCTGATGACAGAGACGCCTACGTCGTACTCACTGCTAGTGATGTATAAAGATGTGATCTACGCTGTGAGAGACCCCTATGGAAATAGGCCTCTTTCTATTGGACGTCTAGTGCCCATCTCCAAACTGCACAGCTCAG GTACTGGAGAAGCAGACACAGAAGGCTGGGTTGTCTCTTCTGAGTCCTGTAGCTTCCAGTCCATTGGAGCAAA GTATTATCGTGAAGTACAGCCTGGAGAGATCGTCCAGATCTCTAAAAATGGAGTGAAGAGCCTGAGTGTTGTTCCACGGCCTGAGGGAGACCCTCCTGCTTTCTGCATATTTGAGTATGTTTACTTTGCCCGGCCAGACTCCATATTTGAAG GTCAGATGGTATATACAGTGAGGCAGCGCTGTGGACGGCAGTTGGCCATTGAAGCTCCCACTGATGCTGATGTAGTGAGCACTGTTCCAGAATCAGCCACACCTGCAGCATTAGGATACGCTCAGCAA TCTGGCATTCCGTATGTAGAGGTGCTGTGTAAGAACCGCTATGTGGGCAGAACTTTCATTCAACCAAACACTCGCCTACGTCAGCTTGGAGTTGCCAAGAAGTTCGGTGCGTTGACCGATAACTTTGCTGGCAAACGAGTGGTGCTTATTGATGATTCGATTGTGAGGGGCAACACCATCTCCCCTATTATTAAACTACTGAAGGAAGCAGGTGCAACAGag GTTCACATTCGAGTTGCATCACCTCCAATCCGCTTCCCATGCTACATGGGCATTAACATTCCTACCAAAGAAGAGCTAATTGCTAACAAACCAGAGTTTAAGGATATAGCGGGTTACATTG GTGCTACAAGTGTCCGTTATCTGTCAGTTGAAGGCCTGGTATCTGCAGTTCAAGGTGGGATAGAGTCACGTGGGAAAGATGAAAGGATCAACACTAAGACCACTAGATTTGGTCATTGCACAGCCTGTCTCACAGGAAAATACCCAGTGGAGCTGGAGTGGTAA